A window of the Bradyrhizobium diazoefficiens genome harbors these coding sequences:
- a CDS encoding efflux RND transporter periplasmic adaptor subunit: protein MLVLIASTWAVTGYVRRAAAAETPPNQPGSGRIEPPRTADSDQPVVKLTPSQQAQVGLETAALEAAPHPEQFRAYGAVLDISRITELTNSYTNAQAQLQTAQAKLEVARSAYDRTKNLVDSAALPKKEAETAEGTLRVDKAALTAAESQLRTLAATAQQEWGPVVGRGIVERSPAVVSLIERDQLLVQVTLPPGVTVAGTPGTALAQAPTRNANIDLQYISPATRTDPRIQGLSYFFSVPGDSGLLPGMNTTVYVPSGKTYEGVFIEDTAIVRWQGRSWVYLRVSPESFRRHPISMDQPVSDDDYVVRDIPSGSEIVMRGAQVLLSEEAKSELRGGDDD from the coding sequence GTGCTGGTGCTCATCGCCAGCACATGGGCCGTCACGGGTTACGTTCGGCGAGCTGCCGCTGCGGAAACGCCGCCGAACCAACCGGGTTCGGGCCGCATTGAGCCTCCCCGCACCGCAGACAGCGACCAGCCGGTCGTCAAGCTGACGCCGAGCCAGCAGGCTCAGGTCGGGCTCGAAACCGCGGCTCTGGAAGCGGCACCCCATCCCGAGCAATTCCGCGCCTATGGCGCCGTGCTCGATATCTCGCGCATTACGGAACTCACAAACAGCTACACCAATGCGCAAGCTCAACTGCAGACAGCGCAGGCCAAGCTCGAGGTCGCGAGGAGCGCATATGACCGGACCAAGAATCTCGTCGACTCCGCCGCCCTCCCGAAGAAGGAAGCCGAGACCGCAGAGGGAACATTGCGGGTCGACAAGGCTGCGCTGACCGCGGCGGAATCACAGCTCAGGACTCTCGCCGCAACAGCACAGCAGGAATGGGGGCCGGTCGTCGGCCGAGGAATCGTCGAGCGCTCGCCTGCCGTTGTGAGCCTGATCGAACGCGATCAGCTTCTGGTTCAGGTGACGCTGCCGCCTGGCGTCACTGTAGCCGGCACGCCGGGAACGGCGCTGGCGCAGGCACCGACTCGGAATGCGAATATCGATCTGCAGTACATCTCTCCGGCAACGCGCACCGACCCTCGTATTCAGGGATTGAGCTATTTCTTCTCCGTGCCGGGCGATAGCGGCCTGCTGCCCGGCATGAACACGACAGTCTATGTGCCGTCGGGCAAAACCTACGAGGGCGTGTTCATCGAGGACACCGCAATCGTGCGGTGGCAGGGTCGATCGTGGGTCTATCTGCGCGTAAGCCCCGAGAGCTTCCGACGGCATCCGATCAGCATGGATCAGCCGGTCTCCGATGACGACTACGTCGTCCGGGACATCCCATCCGGGTCCGAAATCGTCATGCGGGGCGCGCAGGTCCTGTTGTCCGAGGAGGCCAAAAGCGAGCTTCGGGGCGGCGATGACGACTGA